TAATATATCTAAGACCAATTCTTCCTGCACGAACTACCTGCAGTTTTAAATTTCCATAATTTCTCattattttagaattaaaaatttagaataaaaaaatacattttgaaaaaacaattctgaaatagaattttatattctgaaaatgaaattttagaataaaattaaaatctcaTTCTTCTGAAAGAACagttataaaatacaaaaaaaaaatccaaataaaaattcagaaaataaaatcttaaaatatattttaaaaatgaaatttcaaaatatatcttAATCCACgccttttttttattcaaggaCATTTTTACTTAGTTACTTTGATGTATTGTGCCCATTTGTtgcattttgataaaaaattatagtagcaaaattaatttcaaatcaTGGAAGCCATCTGCTCAAAATAGTGTAAATTGTACGTGTACATTCAGTGGCTGAGCTTGAAAAAATATTGATgtgtgaaatttaaaaaatatatataatgaagAGAATCTTATGTCCTAAAAGATGGAAAATGTTATTTGTTGCGTATGTGTCTAGGTTATCAATATATAAGATGAAACAAATAATTCCAACCCACAACCTATCGGTCTGTGATTAAAGCCAAATTATTACCTTTTTCACTGTTCACGGAAAACTCAAAAAAGGAATCCCTTCTGTCACCCAATTTCCACATCACTTTCTTCTTTTAATAGGACAAGGAAAGTCAACCTAAATAACCTTGTTTGTCAAAATAAaaccatcttcatcttcttcctacTCTCTTTCCAAACCTTATTATCCCAATGTAAAATAAGTAATTATCATTCAAATTTTTATTCTCTCTATCTAATTTCCTTTTCTATATCAcagaaataattatttattcaaaataatgaaaatagaGTTGAAGATCAACATGTactagagattaaaaaaaatggtttttacactaaaatagtattatttttcaaaaattacgattttagttttaaaaaattaaaaaaatggataTCCTATAAATACGACTATATATATGActttagaatgaaaattttataaatactttCACTCATATTTATTGGATATGATTTAtgcattttcataaaaaaaattatccaaaattataaatttaagaaaatgtactattttaatataaaactcaataaaaacaattcataatatataaattaaaacaaaccttaaaattaaattaaaattaaaattcatttttattataatatcaaaaatatttaaaatttatcttttgaTTGTTAGATTTATAATATCATTCTTAATATAGTTAGTCACATATCTTTATATAATCACATATCTTTTGAGTATGGGTCCTGATATATTAACACCCTCTGCACCCTACACACTTTTGACGCTGCATAAGTGGCATAGGTGTGGCGTCGTGGTGGTGACATGGCAAAATTTTGGTGGAGTGCTTTACAGCGGTTGGTAGTGATAACCGTTGTAACATTTCAAATGTAGGTTAAATTAATTGTCGTTGCCTTGTCTCTTTTTCGAGTTCATTACTTGAGCTTGTTTTCACTTTTTCCGTGTTGTTCGATTTCTGAATGGGTTGTTGTGGGTGTGGGGATCCGATTCCGATTCCCTTGGTCTTTGTTCTGACAGTGATTTCGTTTGGGGTTTGTTCTGTTTGCTCACTTTGtaatacatttaaaatttagGTCAAATTAACTGTCGCTGCCTTCTCTCTTTATCGGGTGCAGTGGTTGAGGTTGAGTTGTTTTCAGTTGATCCATTTTGTTGAATTTCCGACTGGATTTCCGTTTCTCTGCGTATTTATTCCGACGGTGATCTCATTTTGGGGTTTGTTGCGTTTGTTGGTGTTCGTGTTGGTATTGTGTTGGTGAGTATGTGTTCTTTCCTTTGTTGTGATGTGTTTTGGTTTGTTCATTTGGAGTTTTTGGGGTTCACCATTTGTTCTGTTTGCTAATTTTTGTGTTGTCCATGTTAGGTTTCATTTTGAAGGAAAAGAAATGGCAGACGAGTATGGTGTGAACGAAGTGAATGTATGTTTGTCCTACAATGTATAtattgtttcttgttcttttgtAAAGCGGGTAATCAGTTTATTGTTTACAATTGCAGATTAGGGTCAGACACAGGGTATGTATAGAACATATCATTGAGATTAATGGTATGCTATCTTCTTGCCAACGTAAGAGGATTGAAAGTACACCGTTTAAATGGTTGCTCCGATTAGAACAACCATTAAATATTTCAAGTACTATTTTGAAGGAGTTGGTTAGGAGGTGGTCTGCTGAGGACTAGTGTTTTAGGATAAGGCAACATCTTATGCCATTTAGTACTTTTGATGTCTGTATTAGTTTGGGATTAGGAATTAGTGGTATAAAAGTTGAATTACAAGACGATGAAGAGGccttgttaaaaaattatttggtgCTGAGGAAATTACAATTGTTGTCATTGTGAAGAAGTTGAATGATagtaaaataagtaaaaaaaaaagatgttgaTGTATTTTGTAGATTGTATATATTGCTTGGGTTTGTTGTTTTCTATTTTCCTCGAACATCTAGGTCCTTTTGTAGTTTTTTCGTTTACTTTGTTAGATGACTTAGATTCTTTGAGTATGTACAACTGGGGTGAAGCCGTCCACGGGTTACTTGTTATCAGTCTAGGGCGTGCTTCTGAAACTTTGAACATGCAAAAGAATTCAGCTGGAGTATACCTTGCTGGATGTGTTGTTGTGTTACAGGTTAGTTGAAGTGGTTTATCCATATTTTGATTGTGGAAGTGAAGGAAAAATCTTGTATtgttgaaattgaaaataatttttaaaaaactgaTTTTCATTGTAACAGTTGTGGACAGTTCAACATGTGGGTGTTGGTGATGGGAGTCCAACATGTTTTTTTCCACGTGTTTTTGCCTGGCCATGTGTAAATGACCGACCAAGCAAGATACGTGCTGCATTTGCTTCGAATGaggtattttgaattttttttatggagTAATTGGTTATTGATATTTCCTCATTTTGAAGGTGTGGGTGTGGTTTATTGCAATTTTTTTCAGATTATATGGGATTGGGATCTGTCAGAGGAAGAAGAGGTGTTGGATGTAGTGGTTGAAGCACGAAATTGTGGTCGAGAGTCGTCACAAAATTGTTTGAAAATGATGAATCCTTCTTCACTTGCATTGATTTGGACAAGATTTTGTGTGAAGAACGAAAGTTCCAACAAAAATGCAAAGAAAAGGATGAGGAAAATGACAATCGCATTACCGCCATTGAAGACAAAATAAGACTTCTACAGAGTAAAGTTTTTAAGGGCGACCATAATGCTGAGTCATCATCATACAGTACACCAACGCCAAGAAATACTGGTAAGACCCATGATGGTGTTGATTGTCAGCTTATTTACCGGACTTTGACCTGTGGTTCTGATGGAGACAATAATAGGTTTGTGAATATTAACGTGTGAAATTTTGGTTCTGGAGTAAAATCATGTTATGTATGTTAATATGAtgatgttttgtttttgtgtcTAGAGTTGTCGTAGAGGTCAATAAGTAGATTTTGACACAAGCTGACATCCATTCCCTTAGGCCTAGAGGGAAAGTCGACAACATGGTAAAATTTATTGTAAACATTTCTCATATAAAGTTTGATATAAAATTAAGCGATGATTATTGCTTGTAGGTTATGTTGTTTGCATGTAGTACAATGATGTACGATGAAACAAAAAAGAAGTGGAAGTGGCAAGGTCAAACGCTTTTTATTTAGTCCTTTTTTTGCGGTATGTGTAATATATTAGTTCTTTCATTCATACATTTAGAGTGTTGTTGTAATTTTGTGATTTCATTTCTTTACAAAGTACTATTATTGAAGAAATGAAGAACCCAAAATCAAAATTGCAGGCTTGGGATGCAAAGGATTACAAAgtttatttccaaaatggcaTGTTTGAATTCCAACATATATCACATGTTGAATTTGTGAGTGCGAAATTCCAACATATACATAAAGAAGTAGATGATTACGTACTTTATAAAGATACATGATGACCATTGTTTTGCTCAAACGTAGGTCTTTGTACCAATTGTGCATGATGAGCACTGGTGGTGTTATGTGGTTAAGTGTGACAGTAAGGAGTTATTTGTGTTGGATTCCCTTGGGCACAAAGATCGGTCACGCAAACGTATTGATAAAGTTGTGGTATGTATGTTGCTAAGTAAACGTGTATTGTTTGTGAAATGTAAAATATGAATTCATTTTTGTTGTGTAAtgcttttttatgtttttgagaTTGATTGTATTGGCGAGGCAAATTTTGTGTTTTTCAAATTGATTGTATTTGGGCAGGTAGATTTTGTGTTTTGAAATTGATTGTATTTGGCCATGCAGATTTTGTGTTTTTGAAATGTATTGTATTTGTTACTTGTAATTGGTTAATGTTTTTGTACATAGGTTGGGATTTTATTTGTAGAATTATACTTTGTATGTAAAACTTACAATGagtatttcataatatatatgtataactttcattatttatttcaaatgtcaTTTGTGATTTAATGTTTCATTACTTCGCCTATAAATAAGACTGAAGTAGGTGGTACTGTGAAGGTTTCATGGCAGCCAAGAGAAAACAGGTAACCACATACACACACTTAGGTAACCACTTTTTTGGCTGAGAGTAATTTTGGACCCTTTATAATAGTATACATTACAATGGTTTTTATACTAACCGATGTGATGTACTGAAATTACAGGGGGTTTTATTAGTAACCGATGTAATGTGTTGTTCCATTTATGTCGTGCGAGGGGGTGAGGAGGCCATTCGTGGATGATTGGGGTGCAGGTGTACTATGAAGGTTTCATGGTAGCCAAGAAAACACAGGTAACCACATACACACACTTGGGTAACCACTTTTTTGGCTGAGAGTAATTTTGGACCCTTTAGAATAGTATACATTACAACGGTTTTTATACTAACCGATGTGATGTACTGAAATTACAGGGTTTTTATTAGTAACCGATGTAATGTGTTGTTCCATTTATGTCGTGCGGGGGGGGGGGGGCATTCGTGGATTATTGGGGTGCAGGTGTACTGTGAAGGTTTCATGGCAGCCAAGAGAACACAGGTAACCACATACAAGGGTAACCACTTTTTTGGCTGAGAGTAATTTTGGACCCTTTAGAATAGTATACATTATAGCGGTTTTTATACTAACCGATGTGATGCACTGAAATTACAGGGGGGTTTATTAGTAACCGATGTAATGTGTTGTTCCATTTATGTCGtgcgggggggggggggggggtgaggAGGCCATTCGTGGATTATTGGGGTGCAGGTGTACTGTTAAGGTTTCATGGCAACCAAGAGAACACAGGTAACCATATACACACACTTAGGTAACCACTTTTTTAGGCTCATTATGCTTGTCTTAACAAATTAATAGGAAGTGAATGGCAAGCAATAAGTAAATGAAATCTATTAATATTCTGAATTACTACATGCGAGATTAAAGTAACATAATATGAAATTGttcaaaatattacaaaattgaAGTCATATTAGTCACAAAGCAGAACTCTGATGTGTGAATTTGGGACACTCGTTTGGACCTCAAAGATAATGGTGTCCCCTTCCTGAAAATTGTTTTCCCTACAAAACTCATTCCATAGAGGTCCAATGTAGAAAGTGTTGGATGAGGTTGGTGATGTCTCTACTAGGAATATTTGATGACTTAGTTGTTCACATACAATGAAGTGTCCCAAATCTGAATCCCGGATAAAAATCCCAAGACCTTCTTCAGACGCAATCTCCTCACACATACAAACAGTCATAAACTTGTGGGCATAGGAGTCATATATTTTTAAGTACTCTAAAAAAGAATAACATATATTACCAGATAATCGTCGTTATAAACTTTTGCAGTTAGGGTCAGCCTGTAATGAGCAAACTGACCGTGGAACAGAGCTTCTGTTGATGCAATGTCACACAAAAAACCGTTCACAGAGACTTGCCCAGCGTCTGACCTGAAGACGGTGAGTTGGAAACTTGTAGGACCAACATATCCAAGTAATATGTGGTGGTGACCAAGCAACCTATAGAAGTTCCTTAATTGCATCCACTCGTTAGTCAACCTTGTATCTAGTAAGTCTTGATTATAATCAAGATGATGAATGATTCCTTCCGCTACCACCCAATGCCTTTCGAGGTTGTCGTGATTGTTTATGGCAAACATACGATCTACATGGCCATAATCCTTCAATAATTCCTCAGGAAAGTGCATTAGAAAACCTTTATAATTATGTTTACATTGGCAATTGGGAATGAATACAACATCAGAACTAAATCCACGTACCTCGTTTGGGAAACTCATCGTGGTGAAAATGGCTATGGGGTTTCTGTTCCAAATTAATCTTGACAGCTCCGGATTGGCATGCGGCATTTTTGCAGATAATGGAAAGAGGTGTGTTGAACATAGGGAAATTGAGACTGTGAGAGGCAACGTATGTGTGAATTGAGGACGTTGAACTACCTTTTAGATACATCAAAGGGGTTGGTCTGGGTATTGGTATGAGTGAATGAATTGCACGGTCTCCCACACCGTTCAACAGGAACAAATCTCAAAAGAATCCAAGAGTGTTCACGAAGTGATGCATGCATGGGGTTTGTTAGTTTAGTACGATTTCGATAGGAAAAGCATTTATTAAATCAAACGTTTGGACCGTGCCCCTTTGACTAGTGCTTGGGACTTAATGTCATTGGCGAAATTAACATAGAAGTAGTTGAATACTATAAGAACGGCTAAAACAGAGTGACTTTCGCGCTTCAGTGCTTCAACGAACCGCTTCAGTCCTTCAAAGGAGTTAATGTCATTGGCGAAAGTATAGTGAAACGGTATTGGGTTATTGGgttatattatttgaaataatttacaTCGGGTAATTGTTGTAATCGATGTGATGTTTGGTTAACAAAAAATACCTTACATCGATTAGTAATAGAAAACCGTTGTAATGTTTATTCATTACATCGGTTACTAATAAAAAACCGTTGTTGTGTACTGTATTAAACCCCACTTAAAACCCCTTCTCGAACTTCTCTTGTCATTAGCGCTATTACATTTGTGTTTCGTCGTTGCATTACATTGATTAGTAATAGAAAACCGTTGTAATGTTTATTCATTACATCGGTTACTAATAAAAAACCGTTGTTGTGTACTATATTAAACCCCACTTAAAACCCCTTCTCGAACTTCTCTTGTCATTAGCGCTATTACATTTGTGTTTCGTCGTTGCATTACATCGATTAGTAATAGAAAACCGTTGTAATGTTTATTCATTACATCGGTTACTAATAAAAAACTGTTGTTGTGTACTATATTAAACCCTATTtaaaaccctttttccaactTCTCATGTCATTCGCACTATTACATTTGTGTTTCGTCGTTGCATTACAACGGTTAGTAATAGAAAACCATTGTAATGTTTATTCATTACATCGGTTACTAATAAAAAATCGTTGTTGTGTACTATATTAAACCCCACTTAAAACCCCTTTTCGAACTTCACATGTCATTCTCGTTATTACATTTGTGTTTCGTCGTTGTCCTACATTTTGCAGCTTGCTATTTCATTCTCCCGCCCTTATTCCGGCATCGTTGATTCTGTTacaatgtatggctttaaactagacgagGATTGAATCGTTTAAAAAGggtttcgcaaacttttaagtcaagaataaaattacttcgagaaacacttgaatcagaattcagtttgccaaaacacaaagcaaataagcacaacaccagaaaagcaatcggttgtttcgcagaaacaaccggatgtttataccagttcacaaatatgaaaactaaaatttaaagagattaaggatataGAGAATGCACatagaggtttatactggttcactctaaacctagagctacatccagtcttcccagaaaccactgggaatccactaagcaatcaaccctagatcacttacaacacaaccaaagaagtgaccttgatcccctcaagacacacacttcctttggtctaccacaacaccactaagaatgctgatcttgatcccctcaagaacacacagcacttctcagcaatacacacaaagtttctatcaaaagtacaaaggattacacttgttacagaacaaatctgaaatcaatacaagatgaaaatcctatctcacactctttgatcaatgcaatctctaagcaattctcaacttttcaaaatctcattcaatgaaaaactcaaatctgtttttttgtattaaaacaaagttgtttgttgcataatcttaacaaactattaattgcatttaaagattggtcaaagcattaaaaactggagcgtaaacagttagaaaatcatttattgCTCAGTCAAAGCGTAAaatagttttctgttatggtcccaaaacaaacaatcagttgtttccacaaatcaatcggttgttttggtttgacaacaagtcaaccattaaaaacagttttcaccctttctaaaaacacctaagtataataACACTGTTTAAGGATGAAAAATCAGCCTCATACTCCTTCTCAGCTTTCTGTTGTAAAGCATTGTCATATTCATGGACAAACTGTAGGAGGGTTGTGCTGGAGTTAATATATCCATCAAAGAAAGCATTCATGCCTTCACTTCGTTGAGTTGTGGACATTCCAGCCCAAAATTGATCCTTCAAATAACAGGGGACCCATCTTTAAAGTTCCTCATAAATTGTTGTCAACCATTCGTTATGTGTTAATCCAAATGATGTTATAAATTTTTCCCAATTACATTCAAATTCAACCAGAGTCATGGATTCATAGACAACAACCTTCATTTGATGTTTCATATTCTTGTAATCCTGATTTGCTGCCAACTTCTCTGGTATTTTTTTCATGATGTGCCACAAACACCATTTATGACGTGTTTCAGGGAAGACAACAGCAACAACGTTTTTCATGGCCCTGCACTGGTCAGTAGCAATGCCAAATGGGGCCTTGTAGGACATACAACGTAACCAACACTTAAATAGCCATATAAATGTGTCAGTGTCTTCAGAGGACAAAAGTCCACAACCTAATAGGATTGACTGACCGTGGTGATTAACACCAACAAATGGAGCGAACGGCATGTCATATTTATTGGTAAGATACGTTGTATCAAATGATACGATGTCTCCAAAATGCTCACATGCAGTGCGGCTTCTAGCATCTGCCCATAAGACATTTCTTATGTGATTTTCATCATCAATGTCAATTTCAAAGAAGAAATCCCTATTCAATTCTCGCATTCGTGAAAAGTGGGACAATAATGTCTGACCATCCCCATCCTTCCCCAAGGCACGTCTATGCTGACTTAAAAAGTTTCGGACGTCACACTCAACAAATGACAGGTTCTCGTAACCTCCAGCAGCACCTACTAGAGATCGAAAACTCTTATTCACTCGTACTCTTGCATCGTCGTTAAGGTCAAGGGTTCTTTTCGCACTGAGACTAATTTTCCTATTCCCACAGAATAACCTTGACTTTGTTGGACTTAGGTCATGGGAATGTTCGTAAATGACAGACATGATATACCATTTTGAGTCCTTCTTTGCAACACTAATCCTTGCCTGACATTCATTGGTCTGGGTAGGAAGAGTCATCAGTTCTGAAGGGAGAGGAAAGACGTATTTACCCTCCCTAGAACACACTAACATGAAGTACCTGATCTCATTGTCTTTTCCCTTTTTAGAACTTTGTATCCTAGTTCCAAACCCCATCTTTATCCCATATTCTCTGTAGAAGGTTCTCACATCTTCTGCACTGTCAAAAGACATTCCAACTGCAGGCACAGAAGAGTCGAGAATATCCATAATGTTGTCATTAGTCGGGATCGACGTGGAACCCTCTTCAAAGAGACTAATATGATCAAGGTCGAAGTCTGCAGGGTCTTCCATTATCTACATGACACAACTACTTAGTGTGGAACGTGGACTCCATTATGACAAGTATTACAGTTGATTGCATAACTTAATAAAATGTTTCATGTTTATTAAATAACTACATGCATGGTGGTATAAAAAACAACATGCGTTATTGTCACATGGAAGTCAATGTTGACATTCACATAATGTTGTGAGCTTTAGTAAAGAAGTTCATGCATGTATGTATGAGAAACATCGCATATTGAAATATTCAAGTACATTGACAAAATGTTGTCAAGTAAGAATGACTTCAGCATCACATTGAATGCATTAACGTAATGGAGCAAACGTATGACAAAGGATGTAGATGAGGTAACTCACATTTAATACACTTCTTCAGTGAATTCACCAAGAAGGTGACCAAGCATTCAATGAATGGAGTTGTCGATGGTCTTCACAAACGTTGTCCGCAAGCATTGAATGTGGAAGTCAAAGTTTTGCTCTGGGACTTAATTTGCAGTTATTGTTCTTGGTGAAAAATGCCAGAAGTGGTTTTCCAATGGATGAAAATGTGTAAAATGCAAGAAGAAACAATCATCCGTAATGAATGTGTGGACTATGCATGGAATTTTTTTGCTAAAACCTACTATAAAGTGTCTCACTTTAGCATTGGTAACTGCAGAGTAGGAATTAATGGGGGCCAGAAAGATAAAAGTACATGTCTATCAAATTTAATGCAGTCGTGGGTTAGAAGTTTCGGACACTTGCATGGCTCAAATTACAGCGGTTAGTCTATGGATATGGATATGTTGGTCAAATTTTTACCACACTACATCGGTTAGGAATCTTTAACCGTTGTAACAGAGCACCCAAAACTTAGTCTGTTCACATCCAACAGCACATGTCACTCCAATTTAATGTAGCCGTGCATTACAAGTTACAGACACCCGGCGCAATGTCATGTCTACTGAAACAAATTATTCATTATTTAAtgcatttaaaaattaaaccatTTACAAACCATgaattatgtaaaattattgaattttgAAGTCCATATAAATGACCAAAATGCAAAGTAATGACAATGTTGAGGGCAAACTGAAATTTATGTACTTCAACCGAGGGTCCAGAAAAGGACTGTGAAGGTGATGTTTCCtctaacatttattttttgaatttcttcTAACATTGGTTTTAACatgtctttttccttctatTACAAATTGAAAGGTGAAAGGAATGGAAAATTGGGACGGACTAGATATTGACACAAGCGATCTTGCTGCATTTGTACAACGTTGCAACACAAACACATCCACCCACTTAATTTCAGGACCGGTTGGCAATGTTCAAGTTGTTATACTCAATCAGAATTCAACACAACCACAAGGCACACAACAATTTATGAACGAAATTGTTGATGCAACTCACCAACGTGATTTCACTAGTAATCCCTGGCGTTGGGCAGAACAATTTATTCAATTTCACAGTGAGGAAAATCTCATTTCGAATGCAAAAATactcatatatttttatattatccCTGAACCTTTGCGTCTCTCTATAGGGTTGTTAGCGAAACATAAAATGGATGCTCTTTCAACATTGAGGTCATTGAAAAGTACACGTGTGTTGTCATTGATAACTTGTATTGTCAAAGCATGTGAACCCAATGGCCTAGGAG
The sequence above is a segment of the Phaseolus vulgaris cultivar G19833 chromosome 2, P. vulgaris v2.0, whole genome shotgun sequence genome. Coding sequences within it:
- the LOC137809262 gene encoding protein FAR-RED IMPAIRED RESPONSE 1-like produces the protein MEDPADFDLDHISLFEEGSTSIPTNDNIMDILDSSVPAVGMSFDSAEDVRTFYREYGIKMGFGTRIQSSKKGKDNEIRYFMLVCSREGKYVFPLPSELMTLPTQTNECQARISVAKKDSKWYIMSVIYEHSHDLSPTKSRLFCGNRKISLSAKRTLDLNDDARVRVNKSFRSLVGAAGGYENLSFVECDVRNFLSQHRRALGKDGDGQTLLSHFSRMRELNRDFFFEIDIDDENHIRNVLWADARSRTACEHFGDIVSFDTTYLTNKYDMPFAPFVGVNHHGQSILLGCGLLSSEDTDTFIWLFKCWLRCMSYKAPFGIATDQCRAMKNVVAVVFPETRHKWCLWHIMKKIPEKLAANQDYKNMKHQMKVVVYESMTLVEFECNWEKFITSFGLTHNEWLTTIYEEL